A stretch of the Ornithodoros turicata isolate Travis chromosome 4, ASM3712646v1, whole genome shotgun sequence genome encodes the following:
- the LOC135391920 gene encoding N-acetyltransferase 9-like protein produces the protein MRTNQNTEIWSGGIIFVPYKEHHVLKYHEWMKTPFLQEMTASEPLSLEEEYQMQKSWLEDDDKCTFIILEKEAFTTTSSETESMIGDVNLFFNNQDDPHEAEIEVMIAEPAYRKKGLGKQAICTMMRYGAQTLHIKTFTAKIKLQNKDSIALFEKLGFILDSTSEIFQEATYILKVDEHFEDRLKAQTNSYVIKQRTS, from the exons ATGAGGACCAATCAAAACACAGAAATTTGGTCGGGAGGTATTATCTTCGTTCCATACAAGGAACATCACGTCTTGAA GTACCACGAATGGATGAAAACTCCGTTCTTACAAGAGATGACAGCATCTGAGCCACTTTCTCTTGAAGAGGAGTACCAGATGCAGAAGTCTTGGCTAGAGGACGATGACA AATGTACTTTCATCATACTCGAAAAAGAAGCATTCACCACTACGTCTAGTGAAACAG AATCCATGATCGGGGACGTGAATCTGTTCTTCAACAACCAAGATGATCCACACGAAGCTGAAATAGAAGTCATGATCGCAG AGCCTGCGTACCGCAAGAAGGGGCTTGGAAAACAAGCAATTTGCACAATGATGCGGTACG GTGCACAAACACTCCATATAAAGACCTTCACCGCAAAAATAAAACTCCAAAACAAAGACAGCATTGCTTTGTTTGAAAAGCTCGGATTTATTCTG GATTCCACGAGCGAAATTTTCCAGGAAGCGACGTACATTCTAAAGGTTGATGAACACTTTGAAGACAGACTGAAAGCGCAAACCAACAGTTACGTCATAAAACAAAGAACGTCCTGA